The following coding sequences are from one Myxosarcina sp. GI1 window:
- a CDS encoding FAD-binding domain-containing protein: MTDLILFWHRKDLRISDNVGLSTAAKHSDKVVGLFCLDRHILERDDIAPARVKYMIGCLQELEQSYQKIGSRLLILQGEPAKAIPKLASAIEAKAVYWNLDVEPYSQKRDRDVTEALKEAGIEVKNFWDQLLHAPGEIKTKTSDQPYKVYTPFWRSWSDRDKKSIAETPKDLTNLSNKEVKTARETGAIELPTAKDLGYEWQNSLLVEPGETAARDKLAEFSDRAIYEYDEQRNFPFTDGTSQLSAALKFGAIGIREVWQTTVEAIENCRSDEAKNNIKAWQQELAWREFYQHCMYFFPELEKGAYREEFHDFPWDNDEELFQAWCEGKTGYPIVDAAMRQLNEIGWMHNRCRMIVASFLTKDLIVNWQWGEKYFLQKLYDGDLSANNGGWQWSASSGMDPKPLRIFNPASQAQKYDSEAEYIRQWLPELSSIDTEHLVSGKIPDSERDSCDYPQPIVEHKEQQKKFKTLYKQQKD, from the coding sequence ATGACCGATTTAATACTGTTTTGGCATCGCAAAGACTTGAGAATCAGTGATAACGTAGGGTTATCTACAGCCGCCAAACACTCTGATAAGGTAGTAGGTTTATTTTGTCTCGATCGCCACATTTTAGAAAGAGACGATATTGCACCTGCTAGAGTCAAATACATGATTGGCTGTTTGCAAGAGTTAGAGCAAAGTTATCAGAAGATCGGTTCTCGTTTATTAATTCTTCAAGGCGAACCAGCTAAGGCAATTCCTAAATTAGCATCAGCAATAGAAGCTAAAGCCGTATACTGGAATTTAGATGTAGAACCCTACTCCCAAAAGCGCGATCGCGACGTTACCGAAGCTTTAAAAGAAGCAGGAATTGAAGTCAAAAATTTTTGGGATCAGCTACTACACGCACCAGGAGAAATTAAAACCAAAACTTCCGACCAACCCTACAAAGTTTATACTCCTTTTTGGCGTAGTTGGAGCGATCGCGATAAAAAATCAATTGCGGAAACGCCCAAAGATTTAACCAATTTAAGCAACAAAGAAGTTAAAACTGCTAGAGAAACAGGAGCAATTGAGCTACCTACAGCTAAAGACTTGGGTTATGAATGGCAAAACTCGCTACTAGTCGAACCTGGAGAAACTGCCGCTAGAGATAAACTAGCAGAATTTAGCGATCGCGCTATTTATGAATACGACGAACAGCGTAACTTTCCTTTTACTGATGGTACGTCGCAACTAAGTGCAGCTTTAAAATTTGGCGCGATCGGTATTCGTGAAGTTTGGCAAACTACTGTTGAGGCGATCGAAAATTGTCGTAGCGATGAAGCAAAAAACAATATCAAAGCTTGGCAGCAAGAATTAGCTTGGAGAGAATTTTACCAGCACTGTATGTATTTTTTCCCAGAGCTAGAGAAAGGAGCATATCGCGAAGAATTTCATGATTTTCCTTGGGATAACGATGAAGAACTATTTCAGGCTTGGTGTGAAGGCAAAACTGGATATCCTATCGTCGATGCAGCCATGCGTCAGTTAAACGAAATTGGTTGGATGCACAATCGTTGTCGTATGATTGTAGCAAGTTTTTTAACCAAAGATTTAATTGTTAACTGGCAGTGGGGAGAAAAATATTTTTTACAAAAGCTATATGATGGCGATTTGTCAGCTAATAATGGCGGTTGGCAGTGGAGTGCCTCAAGCGGCATGGATCCAAAACCCCTACGCATCTTCAATCCTGCCTCCCAAGCACAAAAATACGATTCCGAAGCCGAATATATTCGTCAGTGGCTACCAGAACTAAGTTCGATAGATACCGAACATTTAGTATCTGGCAAAATACCCGACTCAGAAAGAGATAGTTGTGATTATCCCCAACCGATCGTCGAACATAAAGAACAGCAAAAAAAATTTAAAACACTGTACAAACAACAAAAAGACTAA